A stretch of the Clostridiales bacterium genome encodes the following:
- a CDS encoding MATE family efflux transporter — translation MEKKAIIRDLTRGSVPRTLFSFSLPLFLSGLLQMVYNMVDMIVVGNFVGTNGLSAVSVGGEVLMLITFVAMGFSNAGQILISRYVGARRYDQVGEMVGTLFTLLESLAVIIMVIFLFSYQEVLRWLNTPEDIWEYTRQYCITCIWGVVFIYGYNLVSAILRGMGDSKHPFMFIAIASVLNVILDILFVGPMQMGPQGAALATVIGQAVSFLFALRLLYKNREQIHFDFHPKHFRIYKSVRGQLMSLGIPMVVQSAAITFSMLFVNSYVNTYGAVAIAVTGVARKLENMIGVVSQAISSSGGAMVSQALGAGKTERVPKVVGHAMWIVAIPAGIFAVITLFRPEWLFGLFSQDPEVLAMAITYIPIAMIQYLGCVLRPPNFALINGSGNSKLNLAVALLDGIFCRIGLSLLLGVVFSWGIRGFWYGNALSGLVPFLIGTVYLLSGRWKKMGNKRREEPEEP, via the coding sequence ATGGAGAAGAAAGCGATTATCCGGGACCTGACCAGGGGGAGCGTGCCGCGCACGCTGTTCTCCTTCTCGCTGCCGCTGTTCCTGTCCGGACTCCTGCAGATGGTCTACAACATGGTAGATATGATTGTGGTCGGCAACTTTGTCGGCACGAACGGCCTGTCCGCCGTTTCCGTGGGCGGCGAGGTACTGATGCTGATCACCTTTGTCGCCATGGGCTTTTCCAACGCGGGACAGATCCTGATTTCCCGGTATGTGGGCGCCCGGCGGTATGACCAGGTAGGCGAAATGGTCGGTACGCTGTTCACCTTGCTGGAAAGCCTGGCGGTCATCATCATGGTGATCTTCCTGTTTTCCTACCAGGAGGTCCTGCGGTGGCTGAACACCCCGGAGGACATTTGGGAATACACCCGGCAGTACTGCATCACCTGCATCTGGGGCGTGGTGTTCATCTACGGCTATAACCTGGTGAGCGCGATCCTGCGCGGCATGGGGGATTCCAAGCATCCGTTCATGTTTATCGCCATCGCTTCCGTACTGAACGTTATCCTGGATATCCTGTTTGTCGGCCCGATGCAGATGGGCCCGCAGGGCGCTGCGCTGGCAACGGTGATCGGGCAGGCGGTGAGCTTCCTGTTTGCGCTGCGGCTGCTGTACAAAAACCGGGAACAGATCCATTTTGATTTCCATCCGAAGCATTTCCGGATTTACAAAAGCGTACGCGGCCAGCTGATGAGCCTGGGCATTCCCATGGTGGTGCAGAGCGCTGCGATCACATTCTCCATGCTGTTTGTGAACAGCTATGTGAATACATACGGCGCGGTGGCGATCGCGGTGACCGGTGTGGCGCGGAAGCTGGAGAACATGATCGGCGTGGTGAGCCAGGCGATCTCCTCCTCCGGCGGCGCGATGGTTTCCCAGGCGCTGGGCGCCGGGAAGACCGAGCGGGTGCCGAAGGTGGTCGGCCACGCGATGTGGATTGTGGCGATCCCGGCAGGCATCTTCGCGGTGATCACGCTGTTCCGGCCGGAATGGCTGTTCGGCCTGTTCTCCCAGGATCCCGAGGTGCTGGCGATGGCCATCACCTATATCCCGATTGCCATGATCCAGTACCTGGGCTGCGTGCTGCGCCCGCCGAACTTTGCCCTGATCAACGGCTCCGGCAACTCGAAGCTGAACCTGGCGGTGGCGCTGCTGGACGGCATTTTCTGCCGGATCGGCCTGAGCCTGCTGCTGGGTGTCGTATTCTCCTGGGGGATCCGGGGCTTCTGGTACGGCAACGCGCTGTCCGGCCTGGTGCCTTTCCTGATCGGTACGGTTTACCTGCTCTCCGGCCGGTGGAAGAAGATGGGGAACAAACGGAGAGAAGAACCGGAAGAACCATAA
- a CDS encoding TIR domain-containing protein — protein sequence MSSSQYTAFISYRHQTPDQEIAKKLHQMIETYTVPAALRQDGERHPGKVFRDQEELPLSADLGRDIEAALDNSEWLICICSPRYLQSKWCLREVEYFIEHKGRDRVLAVLVEGEPEDSFPELLRFETDENGNRKEREPLAANVRGESLADNLKKLKKEKYRILAPIVGTSFDGLYQRARRRTMRNIMAAALATVAVLGGFLAYALVQNGKITAQNEQITAQNERISAQNDELTEKNEQIEKANQELTEKNEQIEKANEDLSKANDEITAKNKEISDKNDELTEKNEQIEKANQDLTKANDEITAKNKEISEKNGELTEKNEQIEKANQDLTKANDEITAKNKEISEKNDELTEKNEQIEKANQDLTKANDEITAKNKEISDKNDELTEKNEQIEKANQDLTEANEQITAQNREISEKNIRIEEERATAARNECDLLTEKSVYYSSINRKNEATKLALNALDVSETVDGYGKSEGMEALAVSCFMGDFAVDAELEFPGFVNYDPSCIFSPDGKKIAVVDSRSGLSLCDAETGDRLWVSTPFSHAISSVHWNEESTKLAVTVMWGHTICIIDAATGEHLQELHNVFYWPCNAIFEGENLLVAFSKGIVVFQPDSEDGVFPWPVQIQDNQHITSRSFLNDRYISLCELALGTPSRIFIRGLNTDEYFGIVMDNNKVITGYTISPDVEWIYVHQFNEAMVINLYTDEIRWRVERDGPGVEVQECSPVWVGNVILDCGNAYDALTGEVLYTTENNCVCVSPDGQFFADASTIYRVSDGKGIADVPNNGNIRAMSPDGSRLIVYQPTAYDRGLPGNEDAIAARRQAAYVELFPGEGSQYTVDRYEGTLLEISDYTEPDVPAGTVIQLNDPYGTSTTSYLAVRNFISPDCRYILIMNQGMYIPLYDLQAGNEPIARIYDFSIGDHVEAKDISFSADSRLMAIAGAAGHVAVYELATGRMVFSFTDTYLARSLSEIRFNANGNYMMVADFNQTRFRVYSTTNGQTVYNMNAMKEIRDWGFDLETGDAVMWYTDGSAQIFRMFEDEDSLVAYAREKAAK from the coding sequence GTGAGCTCCAGTCAGTACACAGCATTCATCAGTTACCGCCACCAGACGCCGGACCAGGAAATTGCGAAAAAACTGCATCAGATGATCGAGACGTACACGGTTCCCGCCGCCCTGCGGCAGGACGGAGAACGTCATCCCGGCAAAGTGTTCCGGGACCAGGAGGAGCTGCCGCTGTCGGCAGACCTGGGGCGGGACATTGAAGCCGCGCTGGACAACAGCGAATGGCTGATCTGTATCTGTTCTCCGCGCTACCTGCAGAGCAAATGGTGCCTGCGGGAAGTGGAATACTTCATTGAGCATAAAGGCCGGGACCGGGTGCTGGCCGTACTGGTGGAAGGGGAGCCGGAGGACAGTTTCCCGGAGCTGCTGCGCTTTGAGACGGATGAGAACGGAAACCGGAAAGAACGGGAACCGCTGGCAGCGAACGTCCGGGGAGAAAGCCTTGCGGACAACCTGAAGAAGCTGAAGAAAGAAAAATACCGGATCCTGGCGCCGATTGTCGGGACCTCCTTTGACGGGCTGTACCAGCGGGCCCGCCGACGGACCATGCGGAATATCATGGCGGCCGCGCTGGCGACCGTAGCGGTGCTGGGAGGGTTCCTGGCGTACGCCCTGGTGCAGAACGGAAAGATCACGGCACAGAATGAACAGATTACCGCGCAGAATGAACGGATCAGTGCCCAGAACGATGAGCTGACCGAGAAGAATGAGCAAATCGAGAAAGCCAACCAGGAACTGACGGAAAAAAACGAGCAGATTGAAAAGGCCAATGAGGACCTGTCCAAAGCCAACGATGAGATTACCGCCAAGAACAAGGAAATCAGTGACAAAAACGATGAGCTGACCGAGAAGAATGAACAGATCGAGAAAGCCAACCAGGACCTGACCAAAGCCAACGACGAGATCACCGCGAAGAACAAGGAGATCAGCGAGAAGAACGGTGAGCTAACCGAAAAGAATGAGCAGATCGAGAAAGCCAACCAGGACCTGACCAAAGCCAACGATGAGATCACAGCCAAAAACAAGGAGATCAGCGAGAAGAACGATGAGCTAACCGAAAAGAATGAGCAGATCGAGAAAGCCAACCAGGACCTGACCAAGGCTAACGATGAGATCACCGCGAAGAACAAGGAAATCAGCGACAAGAACGATGAGCTGACCGAGAAAAACGAGCAGATTGAGAAAGCCAACCAGGACCTGACGGAAGCGAATGAACAGATTACCGCGCAGAACAGGGAAATCAGCGAAAAGAATATCCGGATAGAGGAAGAACGAGCCACCGCAGCCCGGAATGAGTGCGACCTGCTGACAGAAAAATCAGTCTATTATTCATCCATCAACCGGAAAAATGAGGCGACAAAGCTGGCGCTCAACGCACTGGATGTTTCCGAAACGGTCGACGGATACGGGAAGAGCGAAGGGATGGAAGCCCTGGCGGTTTCATGCTTCATGGGTGACTTCGCTGTGGACGCGGAACTGGAATTTCCCGGATTTGTCAATTACGATCCTTCCTGTATCTTTTCCCCGGACGGGAAAAAGATCGCTGTGGTTGATTCCCGGTCCGGACTTTCCCTGTGCGACGCGGAGACCGGCGACCGGCTGTGGGTTTCCACCCCTTTCAGCCATGCTATCAGTTCCGTTCACTGGAATGAGGAAAGCACCAAGCTGGCAGTGACAGTGATGTGGGGGCACACGATATGCATTATCGATGCCGCAACCGGGGAACACCTGCAGGAACTGCATAATGTTTTCTACTGGCCGTGCAACGCGATTTTCGAAGGGGAAAATCTCCTGGTTGCTTTTTCAAAGGGAATTGTTGTGTTCCAGCCGGATTCCGAAGACGGGGTATTCCCATGGCCGGTCCAGATCCAGGACAATCAGCATATTACCTCCCGTTCTTTCCTGAATGACCGGTATATTTCCCTTTGCGAGCTGGCACTCGGAACGCCTTCCCGGATCTTTATCCGGGGGCTGAATACGGATGAATACTTCGGTATCGTGATGGACAATAATAAAGTGATTACCGGGTATACGATTTCCCCGGACGTGGAGTGGATCTATGTCCATCAATTCAATGAGGCAATGGTGATCAACCTGTACACTGATGAAATCCGGTGGCGGGTTGAAAGGGACGGACCCGGTGTCGAGGTACAGGAGTGTTCACCGGTATGGGTCGGAAATGTGATCCTGGACTGCGGCAACGCATATGACGCATTGACCGGCGAAGTGCTGTATACCACAGAGAACAACTGTGTCTGCGTATCCCCGGACGGACAGTTCTTTGCCGACGCGTCCACAATTTACCGGGTATCAGACGGCAAAGGAATTGCGGACGTTCCGAACAACGGAAACATCCGGGCAATGAGTCCGGACGGCAGCCGGCTGATCGTATACCAGCCCACGGCATATGACAGGGGACTGCCGGGAAATGAAGACGCGATTGCGGCCAGGAGGCAGGCGGCCTATGTGGAACTGTTCCCGGGGGAAGGAAGCCAGTATACCGTGGACCGGTATGAAGGAACCCTGCTGGAGATTTCAGACTATACGGAGCCGGATGTTCCGGCGGGTACCGTCATCCAGCTGAATGACCCGTATGGGACCAGCACAACCAGTTACCTGGCGGTAAGAAACTTTATCAGCCCGGACTGCCGGTATATCCTGATCATGAACCAGGGTATGTATATTCCGCTGTATGACCTGCAGGCGGGCAACGAGCCGATCGCACGGATTTATGACTTCAGCATCGGCGACCATGTGGAAGCGAAGGATATCAGCTTCTCCGCGGACAGCCGCCTGATGGCGATTGCCGGCGCCGCCGGACATGTGGCCGTATATGAGCTGGCGACCGGACGCATGGTATTCTCCTTCACAGATACGTACCTGGCGCGGTCCCTGTCTGAAATCCGGTTCAACGCGAACGGGAATTATATGATGGTGGCGGACTTCAACCAGACCCGTTTCCGGGTATACTCCACCACGAACGGCCAGACGGTGTACAACATGAACGCGATGAAAGAAATCCGGGACTGGGGTTTTGACCTGGAAACCGGCGACGCGGTAATGTGGTATACGGACGGAAGCGCGCAGATCTTCCGGATGTTTGAGGATGAGGACAGCCTGGTTGCTTATGCCCGGGAGAAGGCGGCAAAATAA
- a CDS encoding methyltransferase domain-containing protein: MDLHDYQDVAENYDRYLEVMYAHDDHHENFQEFYLDLSRKYGSGGVVDVACGTGAVLLYLAERGIDIDGTDLSEEMCKVAAAKADAMGLRLNIIPADMTVFSSGRKYSLAIIARSGFMHLPTQALQEAALRNLREQLLPGGILTLNTFDPWPPMQAQQMKTAPEDYSFRLENVNSRGNREKIWNAITYNPYTQQMYGNWKFEEFNEKGEMIGERIRPLRMRQTNRWEMFLLAKLCGFEVADIYRGYNGDKEDLNDPSSASRYQSNLIWILKRKEM, translated from the coding sequence ATGGATCTGCACGATTATCAGGATGTTGCCGAAAACTATGACCGTTACCTCGAAGTGATGTACGCCCATGACGATCATCACGAAAACTTTCAGGAGTTCTACCTGGACCTGTCCCGGAAGTACGGCTCCGGCGGTGTGGTGGACGTAGCCTGCGGTACGGGAGCCGTGCTCCTGTACCTGGCAGAGCGCGGGATTGACATCGACGGTACGGACCTGTCGGAGGAGATGTGCAAAGTAGCTGCGGCCAAGGCGGATGCCATGGGCCTGCGCCTGAACATCATCCCGGCGGACATGACAGTCTTCTCATCCGGCCGGAAGTATTCCCTCGCGATCATCGCCCGCAGCGGCTTCATGCACCTGCCGACCCAGGCGCTGCAGGAGGCCGCCCTCCGGAACCTGCGGGAGCAGCTGCTGCCCGGCGGAATCCTGACGCTCAACACATTTGACCCCTGGCCGCCGATGCAGGCGCAGCAGATGAAAACCGCCCCGGAGGATTATTCCTTCCGCCTGGAAAACGTCAACAGCCGCGGAAACCGGGAGAAGATCTGGAACGCCATCACGTACAACCCGTATACACAGCAGATGTACGGCAACTGGAAATTCGAGGAGTTCAACGAAAAGGGCGAAATGATCGGGGAGCGGATCCGTCCCCTGCGGATGCGGCAGACAAACCGCTGGGAGATGTTCCTCCTGGCAAAGCTGTGCGGCTTTGAGGTGGCGGATATTTACCGCGGATACAACGGGGATAAGGAAGACCTGAATGACCCGTCCTCCGCCTCCCGGTATCAAAGCAACCTGATCTGGATCCTGAAACGAAAAGAAATGTGA